A single genomic interval of Silene latifolia isolate original U9 population unplaced genomic scaffold, ASM4854445v1 scaffold_144, whole genome shotgun sequence harbors:
- the LOC141637811 gene encoding uncharacterized protein LOC141637811: MATKPRLVGQKLDVKSGRIGNKRRKRILPNIEHIKSLDHSLRDTMIRVAENSGVSVGTVHSWVKEGLLKPHSSSLHPKLTEIYKDQRLLYSLKSLVVKQVLEEFFDLNNVPVTETLFTEMSNTIHMDEKWFYVTDDNEKVYIVEGEELPYRSCQSKRYITKVMFMCAVSRPIYSAAEECLFDGKIGMFLFTNQVPAVRPNRNRPRGTLETKSNESITKHVIKECLIQQVIPTIKSVWPES, from the coding sequence ATGGCCACCAAACCAAGGTTAGTAGGTCAAAAGTTAGATGTCAAGAGTGGGAGGATAGGCAACAAACGTAGGAAAAGAATCCTACCAAATATTGAGCATATCAAGTCACTGGATCATTCTCTAAGGGACACAATGATAAGAGTTGCAGAAAATAGTGGAGTTTCAGTTGGAACAGTCCATTCATGGGTGAAAGAAGGTTTACTTAAACCTCATTCAAGCTCATTACATCCTAAACTCACTGAGATATACAAGGATCAGAGGTTACTTTACTCATTGAAGTCATTAGTTGTAAAACAAGTACTTGAAGAATTCTTTGATCTCAATAATGTGCCAGTGACTGAAACCCTATTTACTGAAATGAGCAACACAATACACATGGATGAAAAGTGGTTTTATGTTACAGATGACAATGAGAAGGTCTATATTGTGGAGGGGGAGGAGCTGCCATATAGAAGCTGTCAATCAAAGAGGTACATCACAAAAGTGATGTTCATGTGTGCAGTAAGTAGACCAATTTATTCAGCAGCTGAGGAATGCCTATTTGATGGTAAAATAGGCATGTTTCTATTCACAAATCAAGTACCAGCAGTTAGGCCCAACAGAAATAGGCCAAGAGGTACATTAGAGACTAAGTCAAATGAGTCAATCACAAAACATGTGATTAAAGAATGCTTAATTCAGCAAGTAATACCAACAATTAAGAGTGTTTGGCCAGAAAGTTAA
- the LOC141637801 gene encoding agamous-like MADS-box protein MADS4, translated as MGRGRVELKRIENKINRQVTFAKRRNGLLKKAYELSVLCDAEVALIIFSNRGKLYEFCSSPSMLKTLERYQKTNYGPPDNTAVSSREALEISSHQEYIRLKARYEALQRTHRNLMGEDLGPLSSKELESLERQLDMSLKHIRSTRTQYMLDQLADLQRKEHVLNEANITLKQRLIEADQVSSAQCYGHELDYGRQNPQAQADHVFFHPLECEPTLQIGYQPEQMNVTAAGPSINNFMTGWLPQN; from the exons atgggAAGAGGAAGAGTAGAGTTGAAGAGGATAGAAAACAAGATAAACAGGCAAGTAACCTTCGCAAAGAGAAGAAATGGTCTTTTGAAGAAAGCTTATGAACTTTCTGTCCTTTGTGATGCTGAAGTTGCTCTTATCATCTTCTCCAATCGTGGCAAACTCTATGAGTTTTGCAGTAGCCCTAG CATGCTGAAGACACTTGAGAGGTATCAGAAGACCAACTATGGACCTCCGGACAACACTGCTGTTTCTTCAAGAGAAGCCCTG GAAATAAGTAGCCATCAAGAGTATATAAGGCTGAAAGCACGCTACGAAGCCCTTCAAAGGACACACAG AAATTTAATGGGAGAGGATCTTGGGCCACTAAGCAGCAAGGAACTTGAATCACTTGAGAGGCAGCTTGATATGTCTTTGAAGCATATCAGATCAACTAGG ACTCAATACATGCTTGATCAACTAGCTGATCTCCAAAGGAAG gAACATGTTCTCAATGAAGCAAACATTACTCTTAAACAAAGG TTAATTGAAGCGGATCAGGTAAGTTCAGCTCAATGTTATGGACACGAGTTAGATTATGGAAGGCAGAACCCCCAAGCTCAGGCTGATCATGTTTTCTTTCACCCTTTAGAATGTGAACCAACACTTCAAATCGG TTATCAACCGGAGCAGATGAACGTTACAGCAGCCGGACCAAGCATCAACAATTTCATGACCGGTTGGTTGCCCCAAAACTAA